A region from the Azospirillum thermophilum genome encodes:
- a CDS encoding DNA translocase FtsK: MARSASNTRGANAKPAKSAGRQEKPPFFSPAMRAFVLARVRETVGFLLGLFGLLLMVLLGSYDPSDPSWNSVPAAGAKVQNLFGAPGAWLADLLIQSLGWSSFLLALVPMFWGWRLGAQKTISHPLYRTVLALWGVLLVAMALEGLTVESPDPLAAHPGGSIGQVLLRGVNNLMLGGHGEPMVATVAACAGGFILFLAAGLSLTEWLVSLRGFAVGSIRLLALLGRLLLRAAALLIGRKPAAEAEAARPKDGQKKEAPRREPLLRSRRVPSFDDVPGRGVEGDIRPEPEIVAPRLSDEKPRNAAPAAGRKADPRLEAARRDPRQTALQLEEADDGYELPPLDLLQTPPPGARGEQLDEEALRRNATTLEGVLSDFGVRGEVQKVHPGPVVTLYELEPAPGVKSSRVIGLADDIARSMSAVSVRVAVVPGRNVIGIEMPNAKRETVLLRELLSAESFDKNNGKLVLALGKDIGGQPVVADLARFPHLLVAGTTGSGKSVAINTMILSLLYRLPPERCRFIMIDPKMLELSVYEGIPHLLTPVVTDPKKAVVALKWTVREMEDRYRNMSKLGVRNIEGYNARLREARANGESLTRRVQTGFDPDTGKPLFEEQPLDLTELPYIVVIVDEMADLMLVAGKDIEAAIQRLAQMARAAGIHLIMATQRPSVDVITGTIKANFPTRISFQVTSKIDSRTILGEQGAEQLLGQGDMLYMAGGGRITRVHGPFVADGEVEQIVKFLKTQGEPSYVDAVLEEDEEPGGGDGGGSGGSLAGGSGDDLYDKAVAVVCRERKASTSFIQRQLRIGYNSAARLIERMEAEGVVSKPNHAGKREVLARDIDE; encoded by the coding sequence ATGGCCCGATCCGCTAGCAACACCCGTGGTGCGAACGCCAAGCCGGCGAAGTCGGCCGGACGGCAGGAAAAACCGCCCTTCTTCTCCCCCGCCATGCGCGCCTTCGTGCTGGCGCGGGTGCGGGAGACGGTGGGCTTCCTGCTGGGCCTGTTCGGGCTTCTGCTGATGGTGCTGCTCGGCAGCTACGACCCGTCCGACCCGTCGTGGAACAGCGTCCCGGCCGCCGGGGCGAAGGTGCAGAACCTGTTCGGCGCGCCGGGCGCCTGGCTGGCCGACCTGCTGATCCAGTCGCTGGGCTGGTCCTCCTTCCTGCTGGCGCTGGTGCCGATGTTCTGGGGCTGGCGGCTCGGCGCGCAGAAGACGATCAGCCACCCGCTCTACCGCACCGTGCTGGCGCTGTGGGGCGTGCTGCTGGTCGCCATGGCGCTGGAGGGGCTGACGGTCGAATCGCCGGACCCGCTGGCCGCCCATCCCGGCGGCAGCATCGGGCAGGTGCTGCTGCGCGGCGTCAACAACCTGATGCTGGGCGGCCATGGCGAGCCGATGGTCGCAACCGTCGCCGCCTGCGCCGGCGGCTTCATCCTGTTCCTGGCGGCCGGTCTGTCGCTGACCGAATGGCTGGTCAGCCTGCGCGGCTTCGCCGTCGGTTCGATCCGGCTGCTCGCCCTGCTGGGCCGGCTGCTGCTGCGCGCGGCGGCGCTGCTGATCGGGCGCAAGCCCGCGGCGGAGGCCGAGGCCGCCCGGCCGAAGGACGGGCAGAAGAAGGAGGCGCCGCGGCGCGAGCCCCTGCTGCGGTCGCGCCGGGTGCCGAGCTTCGACGACGTGCCCGGCCGCGGCGTCGAGGGCGACATCCGGCCCGAGCCCGAGATCGTCGCCCCACGCCTGTCGGACGAGAAACCGCGCAACGCCGCCCCCGCCGCCGGCCGCAAGGCCGATCCGCGGCTGGAGGCCGCCCGCCGCGACCCGCGCCAGACCGCCCTGCAGTTGGAGGAGGCGGACGACGGCTACGAGCTGCCGCCGCTCGACCTGCTGCAGACGCCGCCGCCCGGGGCGCGCGGCGAACAGCTCGACGAGGAGGCGCTGCGCCGCAACGCCACCACGCTGGAGGGCGTGCTGTCCGACTTCGGCGTGCGCGGCGAGGTGCAGAAGGTCCATCCCGGCCCGGTCGTCACGCTGTACGAGCTGGAGCCGGCGCCGGGCGTGAAGTCGTCGCGCGTCATCGGCCTCGCCGACGACATCGCGCGCTCGATGAGCGCCGTTTCGGTGCGCGTCGCGGTCGTCCCCGGCCGCAACGTGATCGGCATCGAGATGCCCAACGCCAAGCGCGAGACGGTGCTGCTGCGCGAGCTGCTGTCGGCCGAGTCGTTCGACAAGAACAACGGCAAGCTGGTGCTGGCGCTGGGCAAGGACATCGGCGGCCAGCCGGTGGTGGCCGACCTCGCCCGCTTCCCGCACCTGCTGGTCGCCGGCACCACCGGCTCGGGCAAGTCGGTGGCGATCAACACGATGATCCTGTCGCTGCTCTACCGGCTGCCGCCGGAGCGCTGCCGCTTCATCATGATCGACCCCAAGATGCTGGAGCTGTCGGTCTACGAGGGCATCCCGCACCTGCTGACCCCGGTGGTGACCGACCCCAAGAAGGCGGTCGTCGCGCTGAAGTGGACGGTGCGGGAGATGGAGGACCGCTACCGCAACATGTCCAAGCTGGGGGTCCGCAACATCGAGGGCTACAACGCCCGCCTGCGCGAGGCCCGCGCCAACGGCGAGTCGCTGACCCGCCGCGTGCAGACCGGCTTCGACCCCGACACCGGCAAGCCGCTGTTCGAGGAGCAGCCGCTCGACCTGACCGAGCTGCCCTACATCGTGGTGATCGTCGACGAGATGGCCGACCTGATGCTGGTGGCGGGCAAGGACATCGAGGCGGCGATCCAGCGCCTCGCCCAGATGGCGCGCGCCGCCGGCATCCACCTGATCATGGCGACGCAGCGTCCGTCGGTCGACGTCATCACCGGCACCATCAAGGCCAACTTCCCGACCCGCATCAGCTTCCAGGTCACCAGCAAGATCGACAGCCGCACCATCCTCGGCGAACAGGGGGCGGAGCAGCTCCTCGGCCAGGGCGACATGCTCTACATGGCGGGCGGCGGCCGCATCACCCGCGTCCACGGCCCCTTCGTCGCCGACGGCGAGGTGGAGCAGATCGTCAAGTTCCTCAAGACGCAGGGCGAGCCGAGCTATGTCGACGCCGTGCTGGAGGAGGACGAGGAGCCGGGCGGCGGCGATGGCGGCGGGAGCGGCGGCAGCCTCGCCGGCGGATCCGGCGACGACCTCTACGACAAGGCGGTCGCGGTGGTCTGCCGCGAGCGCAAGGCCTCGACCAGCTTCATCCAGCGCCAGCTCCGCATCGGCTACAATTCCGCCGCCCGGCTGATCGAGCGGATGGAGGCGGAAGGCGTCGTCAGCAAGCCCAACCACGCCGGCAAGCGCGAGGTGCTGGCCCGCGACATCGACGAGTAA
- a CDS encoding aminotransferase class I/II-fold pyridoxal phosphate-dependent enzyme, whose translation MVTAAPTETAPSGILAPGSDGAPGNDRLDRLSDYPFTRLAALLADVTPRANVPPVLLSVGEPQHPTPPLLDETLRANAHLWGKYPPVNGTPEFRAAVGDWLTRRYALPAGLFDAERCVLPVSGTREALFLLALLAVPQSKAGRQPAVLMPNPFYAPYEGAALLAGAEPVFLDATRETGFLPDLDSLTPDLLERTALMYLCTPANPQGAAADAAYLARAIGLARRHGFILAVDECYAEIYLDTPPVGALQVAAGLAGGDPARPWANLLVFHSLSKRSSAAGLRSGFVAGDAELMARFSRLRSYSNAGMPLPVLAASAALWRDEAHVEENRAAYRAKFDAAEAALKGRYGYYRPDGGFFLWLEVGDGEEAARRLWAEGAIRVLPGAYLTRCAPGEPNPGAPFIRVALVQDAETIGQACAAIARILG comes from the coding sequence ATGGTGACGGCGGCCCCCACCGAAACGGCCCCCAGCGGTATCCTTGCGCCCGGCAGCGACGGGGCGCCCGGCAACGACCGGCTCGACCGGCTGAGCGACTATCCCTTCACCCGGCTGGCCGCGCTGCTCGCCGACGTGACCCCGCGCGCCAACGTTCCGCCGGTCCTGCTGTCGGTCGGCGAACCGCAGCACCCCACCCCGCCGCTGCTGGACGAGACGCTGCGCGCCAATGCCCATCTGTGGGGCAAATATCCGCCGGTGAACGGCACGCCGGAGTTCCGCGCCGCCGTCGGCGACTGGCTGACCCGCCGCTATGCCCTGCCCGCCGGCCTGTTCGATGCCGAGCGCTGCGTCCTTCCCGTCTCCGGCACGCGCGAGGCGCTGTTCCTGCTGGCCCTGCTGGCCGTGCCGCAGAGCAAGGCCGGACGGCAGCCGGCGGTGCTGATGCCCAATCCCTTCTATGCGCCCTACGAGGGGGCGGCGCTGCTGGCCGGTGCGGAGCCGGTCTTCCTCGACGCCACCCGCGAAACCGGCTTCCTGCCCGACCTCGACAGCCTGACGCCCGACCTGCTGGAGCGGACGGCGCTGATGTATCTCTGCACCCCGGCCAACCCGCAGGGGGCCGCCGCCGACGCCGCCTATCTGGCGCGCGCCATCGGCTTGGCCCGCCGCCACGGCTTCATCCTGGCGGTGGACGAGTGCTATGCCGAGATCTACCTGGACACGCCGCCGGTCGGGGCCCTGCAGGTCGCGGCCGGGCTGGCCGGCGGCGATCCGGCGCGTCCCTGGGCGAACCTGCTGGTCTTCCATTCCCTGTCCAAGCGGTCGAGCGCCGCCGGCCTGCGTTCCGGCTTCGTGGCCGGCGACGCGGAGCTGATGGCCCGCTTCTCCCGCCTGCGCAGCTATTCCAACGCCGGCATGCCGCTGCCCGTCCTGGCGGCCAGCGCGGCGCTGTGGCGCGACGAGGCGCATGTCGAGGAGAACCGCGCGGCCTACCGCGCCAAGTTCGATGCGGCGGAGGCGGCGCTGAAGGGGCGCTACGGCTATTACCGGCCGGACGGCGGCTTCTTCCTGTGGCTGGAGGTCGGCGACGGCGAGGAGGCGGCCCGCCGCCTGTGGGCGGAGGGCGCCATCCGCGTGCTGCCCGGCGCCTACCTCACCCGCTGCGCCCCCGGCGAGCCGAACCCCGGCGCGCCCTTCATCCGCGTGGCCCTGGTGCAGGATGCCGAGACGATCGGCCAGGCCTGCGCCGCGATCGCGCGCATCCTGGGCTGA
- the glnK gene encoding P-II family nitrogen regulator, with the protein MKLVMAIIKPFKLDEVREALTSLGIQGLTVSEVKGFGRQKGQTEIYRGAEYSVSFLPKVKVEVAVSDEQYEQVVEAIQKAANTGRIGDGKIFVLEIAQAVRIRTGETNAEAL; encoded by the coding sequence ATGAAACTGGTTATGGCCATCATCAAGCCGTTCAAGCTCGACGAAGTGCGCGAAGCGCTGACCTCGCTCGGGATCCAGGGCCTGACCGTGAGCGAGGTCAAGGGCTTCGGTCGCCAGAAGGGCCAGACGGAGATCTACCGCGGCGCCGAATATTCGGTGAGCTTCCTGCCGAAGGTGAAGGTCGAGGTCGCCGTCTCGGACGAGCAGTACGAGCAGGTGGTCGAGGCGATCCAGAAGGCCGCCAACACCGGCCGCATCGGCGACGGCAAGATCTTCGTGCTGGAAATCGCCCAGGCCGTACGCATCCGCACCGGCGAGACGAACGCCGAGGCCCTGTAA
- a CDS encoding UbiH/UbiF/VisC/COQ6 family ubiquinone biosynthesis hydroxylase — protein MAESARTASGGDQTGVVATEVVVLGGGLAGLTMAAALATAGVPVACIDQDSPDRKAGDAFDIRTTAIAYASMKVLEGSGVWRHMEPQAGPMLDIRIADQFSPLFVHYDHTELAIDGEHRPFGWIVDNKDMRRALFARAAELPNLVHLAPARAVAVERDRTGARVTLEDGRVVTARLVVGADGRRSMARDGAGIRVRRWAYDQSAIICTIGHSEPHNGVAVEHFLPNGPFAVLPMTGNRCSIVWSEKSSLVDMYLKMPEEQFIEELQRRSGGYLGEIELLTRREAWPLSVLLAERFIAERLALVGEAAHAIHPIAGQGLNLGLRDVAALAEVIVDAHRLGLDVGSPAVLERFQRWRRFDTVLLAAVCDGLVHLFSNNIGPVKLARDVGMAVVNRLPPVKRFFMRHAMGIVGELPRMIRGLPL, from the coding sequence ATGGCCGAATCGGCGAGGACGGCGTCCGGTGGGGACCAGACCGGCGTGGTTGCGACGGAAGTCGTGGTGCTGGGCGGCGGGCTTGCCGGGCTGACCATGGCGGCGGCGCTGGCCACCGCCGGCGTTCCGGTGGCGTGCATCGACCAGGACAGCCCCGACCGCAAGGCCGGCGACGCGTTCGACATCCGCACCACGGCCATCGCCTATGCCTCGATGAAGGTGCTGGAGGGGTCCGGGGTGTGGCGGCACATGGAGCCGCAGGCCGGGCCGATGCTGGACATCCGCATCGCCGACCAGTTCTCGCCCCTCTTCGTGCATTACGACCACACTGAGCTGGCGATCGACGGCGAGCACCGGCCCTTCGGCTGGATCGTCGACAACAAGGACATGCGCCGCGCCCTGTTCGCCCGCGCGGCGGAGCTGCCCAACCTCGTCCATCTGGCGCCGGCCCGCGCGGTGGCGGTGGAGCGCGACCGGACCGGCGCCCGCGTGACGCTGGAGGACGGCCGGGTGGTGACGGCGCGCCTGGTGGTGGGGGCCGACGGCCGCCGCTCGATGGCGCGCGACGGGGCCGGGATCAGGGTGCGGCGCTGGGCCTACGACCAGAGCGCCATCATCTGCACCATCGGCCATTCCGAACCGCACAACGGCGTGGCGGTGGAGCATTTCCTGCCCAACGGCCCCTTCGCCGTGCTGCCGATGACGGGGAACCGCTGCTCCATCGTGTGGAGCGAGAAGTCCTCGCTGGTCGACATGTACCTGAAGATGCCGGAGGAGCAGTTCATCGAGGAGCTGCAGCGCCGCTCCGGCGGCTATCTCGGCGAGATCGAGCTGCTGACCCGGCGCGAGGCCTGGCCGCTGTCGGTGCTGCTGGCCGAGCGCTTCATCGCCGAGCGGCTGGCCCTGGTGGGGGAGGCGGCGCACGCCATCCACCCCATCGCCGGCCAGGGCCTCAACCTCGGCCTGCGCGACGTGGCGGCGCTGGCGGAGGTGATCGTGGACGCCCACCGGCTCGGGCTGGACGTCGGCAGCCCGGCGGTGCTGGAGCGCTTCCAGCGCTGGCGCCGCTTCGACACCGTGCTGCTGGCGGCGGTCTGCGACGGGCTGGTCCACCTGTTCTCCAACAACATCGGCCCGGTGAAGCTGGCGCGCGACGTCGGCATGGCGGTGGTCAACCGCCTGCCGCCGGTCAAGCGCTTCTTCATGCGCCATGCCATGGGGATCGTCGGCGAGCTGCCGCGGATGATCCGCGGGCTGCCGCTGTAG
- the thpR gene encoding RNA 2',3'-cyclic phosphodiesterase: protein MIRLFTALDFPEDVRERLAGLGGGVPGARWTEPENLHLTLRFIGEVPDDQAADIAAALSAVQAPAFDLVLDGVGVFGNSRNARILWAGVERSEALSHLQAKVESALVRAGVPAEERKFSPHVTLARLKDAPQERIGRFLSDRGLFRAGPVRMEHFTLYRSHLGRTGPVYEAIGEYPLG from the coding sequence ATGATACGTCTGTTCACCGCGCTCGACTTCCCGGAGGATGTCCGCGAGCGTCTCGCCGGCCTCGGCGGCGGGGTGCCGGGAGCGCGGTGGACCGAGCCGGAGAACCTGCACCTCACCCTGCGCTTCATCGGCGAGGTGCCGGACGACCAGGCGGCGGACATCGCCGCCGCCCTGTCGGCGGTGCAGGCGCCGGCCTTCGATCTGGTCCTGGACGGGGTGGGGGTGTTCGGCAACAGCCGCAACGCCCGCATCCTGTGGGCCGGGGTGGAGCGCAGCGAGGCGCTGTCCCACCTGCAGGCCAAGGTGGAATCGGCCCTGGTGCGTGCCGGCGTCCCGGCGGAGGAGCGGAAATTCTCTCCCCACGTCACGCTGGCCCGGCTGAAGGACGCCCCCCAGGAGCGTATCGGCCGCTTCCTGTCCGACCGCGGCCTGTTCCGCGCCGGCCCGGTGCGGATGGAGCATTTCACCCTCTACCGCAGCCATCTCGGCCGCACCGGGCCGGTCTACGAGGCGATCGGCGAGTATCCGCTCGGCTGA